One stretch of Gemmatimonadaceae bacterium DNA includes these proteins:
- a CDS encoding sulfite exporter TauE/SafE family protein, giving the protein MASSKRWACDERTSDERTREERLVNPAEFIQQLSASVAQSSALAVMVAAAGGALSTSACPCTVPTGLGLVSYVGGASGSMSRGVAGTLGDAGRVEVSARPPRPGLLSLLFFGGLVLSLTTLGVLAAVSGRVFTSNGPAFSVLAAVVLGLGAVAVLAGPWVRRRVRDPVVRQRSGRSGAFGYGAAYSVATITSSAGPLLLLLTVAAAVGRPLYGALLSFAFAIGRGLPFLALGYGAEHGSRRLGRWLERLDRGRRPVELLSGVVLLGLTGYFLWLATVLPTTS; this is encoded by the coding sequence GTGGCGAGCTCGAAACGATGGGCATGCGATGAGCGCACGAGCGATGAGCGCACGCGCGAGGAGCGCCTCGTGAACCCCGCGGAGTTCATTCAGCAGCTGTCGGCGTCGGTTGCGCAGAGTTCCGCGCTCGCCGTCATGGTTGCGGCGGCGGGCGGCGCGTTGTCCACGAGCGCGTGTCCGTGCACCGTGCCGACCGGCTTAGGCCTCGTGAGCTACGTCGGCGGCGCATCCGGCAGTATGTCGCGCGGTGTTGCGGGCACCTTGGGGGACGCCGGCCGGGTTGAAGTGTCGGCGCGCCCGCCGCGTCCGGGTCTGCTCTCGCTGCTTTTCTTCGGAGGGCTGGTCCTGAGTCTCACCACTTTAGGTGTCCTCGCCGCGGTGTCCGGACGCGTGTTCACCAGCAACGGCCCGGCGTTCTCTGTCCTCGCCGCAGTTGTTTTGGGACTCGGCGCGGTCGCCGTGCTGGCCGGCCCGTGGGTGCGCCGTCGCGTGCGGGACCCGGTGGTTCGGCAGCGTAGCGGGCGCTCGGGCGCGTTCGGATACGGCGCCGCCTACAGCGTGGCGACCATCACGTCGTCCGCTGGTCCCCTGTTGCTGCTTCTGACCGTTGCCGCCGCCGTGGGTCGCCCGTTGTACGGCGCACTCCTGTCCTTCGCCTTCGCCATCGGGCGGGGATTGCCATTCCTTGCGCTCGGCTATGGAGCCGAGCACGGGAGCAGACGCTTGGGCCGGTGGCTCGAGCGTCTCGACCGCGGACGCCGCCCCGTGGAACTGTTGTCCGGGGTCGTCTTGCTCGGCCTGACAGGGTATTTCCTGTGGCTCGCCACCGTGCTTCCCACCACATCATGA
- a CDS encoding heavy metal-responsive transcriptional regulator — MPTTPSKPLRVGEVARAAGVGVQTLHYYEREGIIPPPARTAAGYRQYDDATIERIRFVRKAQALGLALDEIKEVLALAERGTSPCGRVQAALAERLADVDRRLWELQSFRDELARLTEHATNVQVGDGETRICRIVETARPATAPEPPRERVLVTRRSRRAAKQPSV; from the coding sequence GTGCCCACGACGCCGTCGAAGCCGCTTCGAGTAGGCGAAGTCGCTCGGGCAGCAGGCGTCGGCGTGCAGACGCTGCACTACTACGAGCGTGAAGGCATCATCCCGCCGCCGGCGCGCACCGCTGCAGGATACCGACAGTACGACGATGCCACGATTGAGCGCATCCGATTCGTGCGGAAAGCGCAGGCGCTCGGACTCGCGCTCGACGAGATCAAGGAGGTGCTCGCCCTTGCAGAACGGGGCACGAGCCCGTGCGGCCGCGTGCAAGCGGCGCTCGCGGAAAGGCTCGCCGACGTTGACCGTCGGCTTTGGGAACTGCAGTCGTTCCGGGACGAGTTGGCGCGCCTCACCGAGCACGCGACGAACGTGCAGGTTGGCGACGGCGAGACACGCATTTGTCGCATCGTCGAAACGGCGAGGCCAGCGACAGCACCTGAGCCGCCGCGCGAGCGAGTGCTGGTTACACGACGCTCGCGTCGCGCGGCGAAGCAACCATCGGTCTGA